Part of the Candidatus Binataceae bacterium genome is shown below.
GGACATCAGGCCGATCGCCACGGCCAAAATCGCGATAAGCGTCATCAGGATGCGGCGGAAGATGCGAATCTGAGTGACAATGCGCCGGGCGCGAAACTCGTCAGTCTCGGTGATTTGAAAATGCGCGATTAGGCTCTCGGAGAGCGCCAGTGCCGCCGTGATTAACAGCCAGGTGACGGCGCCGATCTCCAACAGCCCCAACACGTGTTGCAGGAAATCGGCCAACTCGTGGGGAAAACGCAGCAGCGGTGTCACCAAATCGACCGCGTAGATCGGCAGCGCCAGACGCAAGGGAGCGCTGCAGTTGAGCATCAGAAGCTGGGTTAGCTTGCCGGGATGGCGATCCAATCGGCGGAAGATCGCGAAGGCGATGCGATGGGTGATCAAGCCCGCGATAATCGCGCCTGCGACCAGAGCAGTGGAAATTGCCAGCCGATGCCAGTGAGCAAGAAGCGTAGGGATCGCGGAAATCCAGTCTGCCCACATCATCGCCTTGGCTCCTTTCGACTGATCAAATCAAGGCCCGGTTGACCTATCCGAAAATAAAAGATTGGCGAGGGGTCAGGCCGCGGCCTTCACCACCGTACAGTCTTAAAGCGCTTCTTTCAGCCTTGTTCAGGCTAACAGCCTGGGCTGCATCGGGCGAGCATTCGAGCGCGAGCCCTAATGATCGCCCCGATTTCCGTAAGCTTTGAAAAGTAATGCTCCCACGGAAAACGCGCGCGCTGAAAAGCCTGCGTAACACCTTGCCGCAGTTGCGCTCTCAGGCAATGGCAGGGTATGTGATAAGGACTCGCTCCGCCAAACCAGACTTGGCGGTGCAATCCTTACCAAAATCGCGCTTTGGACACGGGCGCATCCGGCACGGCTGTGTCAGCCCGAGCGCGGAAAGGCAATCGTGTTGAGAAAAAACCTAGCCAAGTTCGGCATGTTTGTGGCCGTAGCGGGAATGATCGCGTGGGGAGCGCCAGTGGTCCACGCACAAGGGGCTGGCGCCGAAGCCCAGTTGCGCGCGATCGTGGCGGGAGCGCAGCGTTCGGCCAAGAACCGCGCGCGTGACCGCTATCGCCATCCGGTGGAAACATTGGAATTTTTTGGGCTGCGGCCGGATATGACAGTGGTCGAAATTGCGCCCGACGGGGGCTGGTACACTGAAATCCTGGCGCCCTATCTGAAACCTCAGGGCAAGCTTTACGAGGCGGTGCCGCCTGGGCGTTCGCTTCAGAGCTTCCGCAAGAAAATTGCAGCCAATCCTGAGCTGTACGGTAAGATTATCGTCACCGAATTGAATCCAGAAAAGAAAGCCGCCATTGCCCCCGCCGGTAGTGCCGACCTGATTCTGACCTTCCGCAACGTTCATGACTGGGTTGCCAAGGGCGATGCGGAAAGCTACTTCCAGACCTTCTACCGCGCCCTCAAGCCTGGTGGCACTCTGGGCGTGGTCGATCACGGCAGCAAGCTTCCGGCCGACCCCCACGCCCGCTCAGGCTATTTGACCCAAGGCCAGATCGTTGCCCTGGCGCGCCAGGCCGGGTTCAAACTGGCTGCCAGCTCTGCTATCAACGCCAATCCCAACGACGATACCGATCATCCCGCAGGGGTGTGGACTCTACCGCCCACCTTTCGGCTGGGCGATAAGGATCGGGCCAAGTATGCCGCCATCGGCGAAAGCAACCGACTAACTCTGAAGTTCGTAAAACCGGCTGCCACAAATAAGTGAAGCGTTTCGCGGCCGAGAAACCGGCAGCGGCAACTGGTGGTGCGTGCAGCGCCCGCGCCACTAGTTGCCAAGCAAAATCCGATCACCTTCGAATTGCTTGCCTTAGGACGTGTTGCAGCCTATTTGCGAGCTATCAGCCAAGGCCCGAAGCTCGTTAAACGTGTTCGATTGGAAGCGGTGGGGCCGAAGGGTTGGGCGCCACCAAGTTTTCGACGGATTTCCCTACCGGCCGCCTGAATATGTGCCCTGCCTCTGTCGTCTCGACGTTTAGCGGCGGGTTAAGGGCAAGTTAATCTTTTCGCACCTATGGCTTTGATTCTCCGCTTTTTAGTGCTACGCTAGATTTAACTTACTTTTGCATTACAAAAAGCTATCCAAAGAGGATTTGAGCATGCGGTACGAAAGGAGTACGTCACAGTTGGCTGATACCCAATTGGTCAACGGAAACCCCGAGATCATGACGGTCTCGATGCTGGCCGAGTATCTGCGCTGCCATCCCAGTACGATCTATCGATTGTTGCGGCAGAAACGACTGCCCGGATTTAAGATCGGCAGTGATTGGCGATTTAAAAAATCGGTAATCGACCAGTGGTTGAAAGAGGTTACGGTAAGCGCGCTTGAGGAGTGAACGGCATCTTTGGTGCCGCTCGCTCCTCAAGCACGTTCTAGCCCAACAGCTTGCGGGTCACGCCCTCGATACGATCGAAGGCCTCGCGCAGGTTCTCCAGGGAATTGGCATACGACAGGCGCACGAACTGCGGTGCGCCGAAATCGGTGCCACCCACGGTAGAGACCAGCGCTTCGTCCAGCAGGATGCGGGCTAGACCGTCGCCGTCACCCACCGGCTGGCCGTTCCATTTGCAAGCGAGCAAGGCCGAGACGTTGGGGAAGACATAAAAAGCGCCCTCGGGTACGTTGGGCAGGCTGAAGCCTGGGATGGTGCGTACGCGCTCGACCACAAAGTCGCGCCGGCGATGGAATTCGGCCGCCATTTGCCGGACGTCGTCCTGCGGTCCGTTGAGCGCCTCGACCGCCGCGGCCTGGGCGATCGAATTGGGGTTGCTGGCGTTTTGCCCTTGCAGGCGAGTCGCCGCGGCGATGACCTCGCGCGGTCCGGCCGCCATTCCGATCCGCCAGCCGGTCATCGCATAGCTTTTGGAGAGCGAGTTGATGACGATGCCATGCTCCTTGAGTCGCGGCTCGATGGCAAAGAGGTGGGGTATGGGACCGCCGTAACTGATGTGCTCATAGACGTCATCGGAGATGACCCAAAGCTTGGCCTCCACAAATATCCGTGCGAGCGCGCGCAGATGCTCTTCCTGATAAACCGCGCCGGTCGGGTTGCAGGGTGAATTGAGAATAATGCCGCGGGTGGCCGGGGTCAGCGCCGCCTCAAGGCTTGAAGGGCTCAGCCGAAAGCCGTCGCGCTCCGCGGTGGGCACCAATTTGGGCGTGGCGCCCGACAATTGTACCATCGCGATGAAGCTCACCCAGGCCGGAGTAGGAATAATGAACTCGTCGCCTTCATCGAACAGGGCGTTTATCAGGTTGGCAGCCGCCGGCTTGCCGCCCGCCGTTGCCATCACTTCCGCTGGCTCGTAAACGAGCCCATTTTCACGTTTGAGTTTGGCGCAAATCGCCTGTTTGATCCGCGAGGTGCCGCTAACCGCGGTGTATTTGGTCAACCCCTCGGCCATCGCCGCGCGCGCGGCCTGCTTAATGCGCTCGGGGGTGTCGAAGTCGGGTTCGCCAGCGGCCAGCGAAATCACGTTCTTGCCGGCTTCGCGCAATTCGATCGCGCGCGCCTCGGCCGCCAGGGTGGCCGAGGGCTTCAGCATGCCAACCCGGCGATTGAGCTTGATCATCGATCAGTCCTTTGCATGGCCGCTGCCCGGCCGCGGGAATATTAATCCAGTTTAAACTTCTCGCGCAGTTTTTGCATGACGTTGGGGGGAACCAAGGCCGGCAGCCGTTGGCCATAACTGGCCACCTCCTTGATCAGGTGGGAGGCGGAAAAGAACAGGGCCGGATTGGCGAACAGAAAAATCGTCTCCACGTTGGGCTTCATGTACTTATTGAGATGGGTCATGCCCAACTCGTACTCGAAATCGGTCACCGCGCGCAGGCTACGGATAATTACCCGAGCGCCGATTCGTTCGGCGTACTCCACCGACAGGCCGCTGAATTTGTCCACGCGGGCCCGCGGTTCGAGGTCACGCACACTTTCCCGGATCATTTCCACCCGCTCGTCGGCACTGAACAGGGCGCTGTCTTTGTGCGGGTTGTAGGCCACGGCGACGATTACTTCGTCGAAGATTTCCACCGCCCGGCGCACGATATCGATATGGCCGTTGTGGATCGGGTCGAAGGTTCCCGGATAGACCGCGCAGCGCATGCGCGTACTCTGCTGGTTGTTCATTCCGCCGCTGTCTCCTCGAGGCGGTACAGCGCGATCTGATGGTCGCCCAAAGTAGCCAAGCTGATACGTTGCAGGCCCGGGCGCGAAGCGGGCGCAAGCTCCAGTTTGGAAACCTCTGTTACCGCCCATCCCCCTGGCGCAAACAATTCCAACTCCACCAGCCGGCTCAATACCGGCTCACCCCAGCCGCGCCGATAGGGAGGATCGAGCAGAATCAAATCGAACCGGGCGCGCTCGCGCGCAAGCTGCTCCAGCGCGGTCCAGATATCGCTTCCTATCACCCGTGCGCGTTGGTTCAGGGCCAAGGCTGCCAGGTTATCGCGCAGCGCGGCCAGAGCGGGGCGCGCGCCTTCCACGAAGGTGACGTGGGCGGCGCCGCGCGAGAGCGCCTCGATTCCCAGCGAGCCTGTGCCGGCAAACAGATCGAGCACGCGCAGTTCGCTCATTCCGAAGCGGGCCGCTAGGCGCGAGAAAATCGATTGGCGAACCCGTGCCAAGGTTGGTCGGGTGGCCAATCCGGCTGGGGCCTTGAGCTTGCGCCCGCGGGCGTCTCCCGCGATTATTCGCATAGTCGCCGCCGGGCGCGCGCGGCTAGCGCGGAACAGCGGGCGGAGTGAACCCCGGCCCGCCAATCGGTCGCCCGCTTTTGTAACATCAGTTGGGATAGATAAAGAATCCTCACGGGGGAAGCAAGGCGCAAGCCCGCGCGCGTCGCCGGCGCGGGCAGAAGGGTGGTGGTACTTGCTACGCAAATAGCTTTCGGATACGAGTTCATACTGTTCGCCCGGCGCGTGGCGGCGTCAGATTGAGATCGATGACCGAGCATAAAGAAATCAACTTTTCGCAGCCGGTGTTGGCGGAGTTGCACGACCTCCTGAGCCATTATCCCACCAAGCAAGCCGCGCTATTGCCCGCGCTATGGTTGGCCCAACGCGAGTTTGGCTGGATTAGCCCCGAAGTGGAAGCCTACGTCGCGGGGCTGCTGGGGTTGGCTCCCTCCCATGTGGCCGGTGTGGTTTCATTTTATACGATGTTCTACCGCAAGCCGGTAGGGCGCTGGCATTTGGAAGTGTGCGGCAATCTTTCCTGCCGCTTGCGCGGCGCCGCCACTATTATCGACTGCGTTCGCGACAAGCTTGCGATCGGACCGGGCGAAACCACGGCTGATGGCAAATTCACGCTCAGCGAAGTGGAGTGTCTGGCCTCCTGCGGCAGCGCGCCGATGCTTCAGCTCAACCATGGCCCCTTCTACGAAAACCTCACGCCCGAATCGGTGGTTCGGCTGATCGACGAGCTGGGCAGTCGTGGCGATTGATCTGCTCATTGGCGCCGTCAAGGCGATCGTGGTGATCCTGATGGTGCTCAACCTGTCAGCGCTTCTGCTGTGGTTCGAGCGCAAGGGCAGCGCCCTGATTCAGGATCGGGTGGGCGCCAACCGTGCCAACATTCTTGGTTTGGGACAGCGCCTGGGACTGCCTAATCTGGGCTTCGTCAACACCCTGATGGCGGATCCGCTCAAGCTCTTTACCAAAGAAGACTTTGTTCCCGCTGGCGCCGACCACTTTTTGCACAGCTTGGCCCCTTTTCTGGCCATGTTTCCGGTGCTGGTAACTTTCGCGGTGGTGCCCTTCGGCGACGAGTTGACCATCGGCGGTTACCACATCAGCCTGCAGGCCGCTCCGATCAACGTAGCCGCGCTCTATGTTCTGGCCACGGTTGGTATCGGCGTATACGGCGTCGCACTGGCCGGTTGGGCTTCCAACAACCGCTGGGCACTGTTGGGGGGTATTCGCGCTACCGCGCAGATGATCTCATACGAGCTGGCGATGGGCTTGGCGGTTATCGCGGTGGTTATGACCTACGGCACCCTGGATTTGCAGGTGATGTGCCGGGCTCAGGGGGGGGTGTGGTTTGGCTGGCTGCCGCGCTGGGGAATTTGCGTGCAGCCGGTGGCTTTTCTGCTGCTGATGACGGCTGGGATGGCGGAATCCAAGCGCGTGCCTTTCGATTTGCCCGAGGGCGAATCGGAGCTTATCGCGGGCTATTTCACCGAGTATTCGGGTGGCAAGCAGGCCGTCTTTATGCTGGTGGATTTTGCCGAAATCGTCCTGATCTCGGCCCTGGTCACGACCTTTTTCTTTGGCGGCTGGCAGGTCCCCTACCTCTATCCCACTGGCTTCCATTTTCCCGGTGGCGCCACGCTGGCACTGCCCAACGTAGTGGTGGCCATCCTGGGTATAATCAGTTTTACCCTCAAAGTGGTAGTTTTCTGCTGGTTGCAGATCCTGGTGCGTTGGACCCTGCCCCGCTTTCGCTATGATCAGCTCATGCGGCTGGGTTGGAAGGGGCTGTTGCCGCTGGCCGTGGCCAACCTGGTGGTCACAGCCTGCGTAATCGTGCTGGCGGGGGTATAACAGCGATGCCGCTTGGGCTGTTCGCTTTTCTGGCCGCATTGGCGGTGCTCTCCGCGCTCGGCGTCATCGTTCAGCGCAATCCCATCCACTGCCTGCTTTCGCTGGTGGGAACGCTGCTGATCATTGCCGTGCTCTTCATTGGCCTGGGCGCGGTGACCGTGGGTTTTTTGCAGGCGATCGTCTATGCCGGCGCGATCATGGTTTTGTTTCTCTTTGTTATCTGGCTGCTCAATCTGCAGGTCGAACCGCCCGAGGGTGGGCGGCTGGCGCTCAAGGTTCTGGCCGCGTTGTTCACTGCAGCGCTGATTGCCGAGCTGGTGATGGTCTTCGTGAATCTGGGGCCAGCGCTGGGCGGGAGCCAGCCCGCGGTTGGGGCCGGTTACGGCGACATCAACCGATTGGCGCAAACGCTTTTCTCCCAATACCTAATCGCTTTCGAAGTGACCTCGATTTTGCTGCTGGTGGGGGTGGTGGGCGCGATCGCGTTGGCGCGTCGGGTGGCGCCTGGCGAGGCAGGAGCCGTGAAATGAGCGTGACGCCGATCGATTACTTCCTTGTGTTGAGCGGTGTGCTGTTTTGTATCGGCGTTGCCGGTGTGCTGTTGCGGCGCAACATCATCATCATGTTCATGTCGATCGAAATAATGCTCAACGCTGTTAATCTGGCCTTCGTCGCGCTTGGGCGTGCGCTCAACTCCACCGACGGCCAGGCCATTGTGTTTTTCGTGATGACGGTGGCGGCGGCCGAAGCCGCGGTCGGCTTGGGAATCATTCTGGCGATTTTTCGTAACCGCGAAACCGTTAACGCCGACGAACTCAACCTGATGCGCTGGTGAGCCGATGACGGTTGCTTTTCCGGCCCTGGGCCTGATTTTGCTCTGCCCTGTCCTGGGGGTCGTGTTCAACCTGTTCTGGGGCGCGCGCGCCGGCCGCGCCGCGGTCTACACCGTAGGGGTGGCTGCGATCGCAATCCCCTTCGCCGTTGCCCTATGGGCAGTGGGTACCCTGCTGACCCTCAACCCGGGTCAGGTCTTGGGTGTCACCTTGTGGCCGTGGATCGAGGTCGGCAGATTTCACGTCCAGATCGCCTTGCGCCTGGATTCGCTGGCGGCGGTGATGGTGCTGGTGGTGTCGGGGGTAGGCGCGCTGATCCATCTGTATTCGTGCGGCTATATGGCTGAGGATCCTGACTTCGCCCGCTTCTTCACCTACATGAACCTGTTCGTGTTCTCGATGTTGCTACTGGTCTTGGCCGCCAACCTGCTGCTGATGTTTGTAGGCTGGGAAGGGGTCGGGCTGTGCTCCTACCTACTGATCGCGTTTTGGTACACCGATCCACAGTTTGCCTATAACGGCCGCAAGGCCTTCGTGGTCAATCGTATCGGTGACGCCGGCTTTATCCTGGGGCTGCTGACCCTATTCTGGGCGTTGTCTTCGCACGGCTTCTGGACCCTGGACTTTGTGCAGATGCAGAGCCATATCGCGGTGGTGACGCCCGCTTTGGCTACGGCCGCGGGCTTGCTGTTGTTTGCGGGCGCCACCGGTAAATCCGCCCAGATTCCGCTCTACGTCTGGCTGCCCGACGCGATGGTCGGTCCTACGCCGGTCAGTGCTTTGATCCACGCCGCGACTATGGTCACGGCTGGGGTCTACATGGTGGCTCGCCTCAACTTCCTCTACATGCTCAGCCCGCAGGCGATGGAAGTGGTGGCGGCGGTAGGCACGGCCACAGCGTTTTTCGCCGCCACCATCGCCATTGTCCAACCCGACATCAAGCGCGTGCTGGCCTACTCGACCATCAGCCAGCTCGGCTACATGTTCATGGGAGTGGGAGTGGGAGCGTTCGCCGCCGGTATCTCCCACGTCATGACTCACGCCTTCTTCAAGGCCCTGCTCTTTCTGTGCGCCGGCTCGGTTATCCACGGATTGCACGGCGAGCAGGACATGAACCACATGGGCGGGCTGGCGCGCAAGATGCCGATCACTTGCGTGACGATGTGGATGGCGACCCTGGCGATCGTGGCGATTCCACCGTTTGCCGGATTTTTTACCAAGGATCTGATCCTGAGCTCGGCCTACTCTTCGGGCCATTTCGTCTTATGGCTGGTGGGCTTGATTACCGCCGCGCTGACCGGACTTTACATGTTCCGCCTGATTTTCATGACCTTCCATGGCAAGTCGCGGGTCGCGCCCGAAAAAGCCCATCACATCCACGAATCGCCATTGGTGATGACGCTGCCTCTGATGGTGCTGGCGGCGCTGTCGCTATGCGGCGGCTGGATAGCGTTGCCCCAGGGCCTTCTGTGGGGCAATGTGCTGGGCCGCTTCCTGGCCAGTACGGTGGGCACCTTCAAGCCCCTGTTTGAAACCAACGAAGTCATGCTCAGCGGCTTGAGCGTGCTGGCCGGCCTGACCGGACTGGCAACTGCTTGGCTTTTCTATATCGCTCGTCCCGAGTGGCCCGGCCAACTCGCACGCTCGGTATATGCTTTGTATCGGCTTCTCCTGGACAAGTATTTCATCGACCAAATCTACGATCGGTTGGTGTCGCGGCCACTGTTTTTCATCGGCCATTATGTGCTGTGGCGCGGCGTTGACTCCTTCACGATCGATGGCGTGGTGGAAGGCTCGGCCGTGACCGTCGAGACCGGCGGTGACTTGGCGCGGCGGGCGGAAAACGGCAACGTGCAATCCTACGCCCTGGTCTATTTGCTGGGCGCGGTGGCGGTGGTTGCCTTCTACGTCTACCGGGTGCTCCACTGATGTTTTCCAACTGGCTGACCGCGATGGTGTTTGTGCCGCTGCTGGGGGCAATACTGATTACCCTGCAAAGCAATGAGCGGGGCGCGTGGCGCTCGGCCTTCATCTTTTCGCTGATTCCGCTGGCGATAAGCTTTTATCTCTTTGCCGCCTTCGACCCCGCCAGCACCAGCTATCAGTTCGTGGAAAACTATTCCTGGATTCCGCAATTCGGGATTTCCTATCACATCGGTATCGACGGCATCAGCTTGTTCCTGGTTCTTCTGACCACGATTCTGATCTCGCTCTCGCTGCTTTATTCGGGCGGCGGTGATATCGGGTTTCGGGCCAAGGAATTCTGTTTCTTCATGCTGGTGCTGGAAACCGGACTGCTAGGCGCCTTGGTGGCGGTTGATATTTTCCTGTTCTACGTATTTTGGGAAGTGATGCTTATTCCGATGTATTTTCTCATCGGGATTTGGGGTCACGGCCGCAAGCTGTACGCCGCCTTCAAATTTATCCTGTACACCATGCTCGGCTCGATCCTGATGCTGGTCGCCATCATCTATCTAGTGCTGGCGGCGCGCACGCAGCTTGGGCATCTCAGCTTCGATCTGCCGCAACTCTACCAAGTGCCGTTAACCGCGACCCAGGCCCGCTGGCTGTTCGCGGCCTTCGCCCTGGCCTTCGCGATCAAGGTGCCGATGTGGCCGGTGCATACCTGGCTGCCCGACGCTCATACCGAGGCCCCCACCGCGGGCTCGGTGATTCTAGCCGGGGTGATGCTGAAGATGGGCGGCTACGGCTTCCTGCGCTTCGCCATTCCGCTCTTTCCCGACGTGGCACGCCAAGCCGCGCCGATCTTCATGGCCTTGGCGGTAATCGGAATTGTTTACGGTGCGGTGGTGGCATTGGTGCAGCCCGATCTCAAGCGCCTGGTAGCCTATTCTTCGGTCAGCCATCTGGGGTTCGTGATGCTCGGACTGTTCGCTCTCAATCCGCAGGGCGTTGAGGGCGGGCTTTACCAAATGCTCAACCATGGGGTTTCCACCGGCGCTCTGTTTCTTCTGGTCGGGATGATCTACCTGCGCCGACATACGCGCGAAATCAGCGAGTTTGGTGGTCTGTGGCACAGCGTGCCCAAGTACGCGGGAATCTTCATGGTCGTGATGCTGTCGTCGGTGGGCTTGCCCGGCCTCAACGGCTTCGTGGGAGAATTCCTCATCCTGCTGGGCGCCTACCTGGCGACTTGGCAAGCGGCGGCGGTGGCCGTCACCGGCCTGATCCTGGGCGCGCTGTACCTCTTCTACGCCTACGAGCGGGTGATCTTTGGCCCCATCAAACACAAGATCAATGAAACCCTGCCCGATCTCACGGCACGGGAAATCGCGGTCATGGTGCCGCTGATTGGGCTGATGTTTTTCATGGGTCTTTACCCCAAACCTCTGCTGTCGCGGATGGAACCATCGGTGCAGCTGTTGGTGCAGCGTGCTCACGCCCAGGTCGCTCGGCTGGACCAAAGCGAGAGCAAACAGATGGCGGCGGCCGCGGTCGCGCCGGCGAGCAACCTGAGATGACTGCGAACGCTTTCAATTTCGCCCAGCTGCATTTCGCCTGGCTCCCAATCTTGCCGCTGATCGTGCTGGC
Proteins encoded:
- a CDS encoding mechanosensitive ion channel domain-containing protein gives rise to the protein MMWADWISAIPTLLAHWHRLAISTALVAGAIIAGLITHRIAFAIFRRLDRHPGKLTQLLMLNCSAPLRLALPIYAVDLVTPLLRFPHELADFLQHVLGLLEIGAVTWLLITAALALSESLIAHFQITETDEFRARRIVTQIRIFRRILMTLIAILAVAIGLMSFHWGKELGASILASAGIAGLAVGLAARPTVENLVAGVQLAITQPIRLEDVVIVENEWGWIEEITTTYVVVRIW
- a CDS encoding helix-turn-helix domain-containing protein, with translation MRYERSTSQLADTQLVNGNPEIMTVSMLAEYLRCHPSTIYRLLRQKRLPGFKIGSDWRFKKSVIDQWLKEVTVSALEE
- a CDS encoding pyridoxal phosphate-dependent aminotransferase, with the translated sequence MIKLNRRVGMLKPSATLAAEARAIELREAGKNVISLAAGEPDFDTPERIKQAARAAMAEGLTKYTAVSGTSRIKQAICAKLKRENGLVYEPAEVMATAGGKPAAANLINALFDEGDEFIIPTPAWVSFIAMVQLSGATPKLVPTAERDGFRLSPSSLEAALTPATRGIILNSPCNPTGAVYQEEHLRALARIFVEAKLWVISDDVYEHISYGGPIPHLFAIEPRLKEHGIVINSLSKSYAMTGWRIGMAAGPREVIAAATRLQGQNASNPNSIAQAAAVEALNGPQDDVRQMAAEFHRRRDFVVERVRTIPGFSLPNVPEGAFYVFPNVSALLACKWNGQPVGDGDGLARILLDEALVSTVGGTDFGAPQFVRLSYANSLENLREAFDRIEGVTRKLLG
- the coaD gene encoding pantetheine-phosphate adenylyltransferase — its product is MNNQQSTRMRCAVYPGTFDPIHNGHIDIVRRAVEIFDEVIVAVAYNPHKDSALFSADERVEMIRESVRDLEPRARVDKFSGLSVEYAERIGARVIIRSLRAVTDFEYELGMTHLNKYMKPNVETIFLFANPALFFSASHLIKEVASYGQRLPALVPPNVMQKLREKFKLD
- the rsmD gene encoding 16S rRNA (guanine(966)-N(2))-methyltransferase RsmD — translated: MRSKYHHPSARAGDARGLAPCFPREDSLSIPTDVTKAGDRLAGRGSLRPLFRASRARPAATMRIIAGDARGRKLKAPAGLATRPTLARVRQSIFSRLAARFGMSELRVLDLFAGTGSLGIEALSRGAAHVTFVEGARPALAALRDNLAALALNQRARVIGSDIWTALEQLARERARFDLILLDPPYRRGWGEPVLSRLVELELFAPGGWAVTEVSKLELAPASRPGLQRISLATLGDHQIALYRLEETAAE
- a CDS encoding NAD(P)H-dependent oxidoreductase subunit E — translated: MTEHKEINFSQPVLAELHDLLSHYPTKQAALLPALWLAQREFGWISPEVEAYVAGLLGLAPSHVAGVVSFYTMFYRKPVGRWHLEVCGNLSCRLRGAATIIDCVRDKLAIGPGETTADGKFTLSEVECLASCGSAPMLQLNHGPFYENLTPESVVRLIDELGSRGD
- a CDS encoding complex I subunit 1 family protein, which encodes MAIDLLIGAVKAIVVILMVLNLSALLLWFERKGSALIQDRVGANRANILGLGQRLGLPNLGFVNTLMADPLKLFTKEDFVPAGADHFLHSLAPFLAMFPVLVTFAVVPFGDELTIGGYHISLQAAPINVAALYVLATVGIGVYGVALAGWASNNRWALLGGIRATAQMISYELAMGLAVIAVVMTYGTLDLQVMCRAQGGVWFGWLPRWGICVQPVAFLLLMTAGMAESKRVPFDLPEGESELIAGYFTEYSGGKQAVFMLVDFAEIVLISALVTTFFFGGWQVPYLYPTGFHFPGGATLALPNVVVAILGIISFTLKVVVFCWLQILVRWTLPRFRYDQLMRLGWKGLLPLAVANLVVTACVIVLAGV
- a CDS encoding NADH-quinone oxidoreductase subunit J encodes the protein MPLGLFAFLAALAVLSALGVIVQRNPIHCLLSLVGTLLIIAVLFIGLGAVTVGFLQAIVYAGAIMVLFLFVIWLLNLQVEPPEGGRLALKVLAALFTAALIAELVMVFVNLGPALGGSQPAVGAGYGDINRLAQTLFSQYLIAFEVTSILLLVGVVGAIALARRVAPGEAGAVK
- the nuoK gene encoding NADH-quinone oxidoreductase subunit NuoK, with protein sequence MSVTPIDYFLVLSGVLFCIGVAGVLLRRNIIIMFMSIEIMLNAVNLAFVALGRALNSTDGQAIVFFVMTVAAAEAAVGLGIILAIFRNRETVNADELNLMRW
- the nuoL gene encoding NADH-quinone oxidoreductase subunit L, producing the protein MTVAFPALGLILLCPVLGVVFNLFWGARAGRAAVYTVGVAAIAIPFAVALWAVGTLLTLNPGQVLGVTLWPWIEVGRFHVQIALRLDSLAAVMVLVVSGVGALIHLYSCGYMAEDPDFARFFTYMNLFVFSMLLLVLAANLLLMFVGWEGVGLCSYLLIAFWYTDPQFAYNGRKAFVVNRIGDAGFILGLLTLFWALSSHGFWTLDFVQMQSHIAVVTPALATAAGLLLFAGATGKSAQIPLYVWLPDAMVGPTPVSALIHAATMVTAGVYMVARLNFLYMLSPQAMEVVAAVGTATAFFAATIAIVQPDIKRVLAYSTISQLGYMFMGVGVGAFAAGISHVMTHAFFKALLFLCAGSVIHGLHGEQDMNHMGGLARKMPITCVTMWMATLAIVAIPPFAGFFTKDLILSSAYSSGHFVLWLVGLITAALTGLYMFRLIFMTFHGKSRVAPEKAHHIHESPLVMTLPLMVLAALSLCGGWIALPQGLLWGNVLGRFLASTVGTFKPLFETNEVMLSGLSVLAGLTGLATAWLFYIARPEWPGQLARSVYALYRLLLDKYFIDQIYDRLVSRPLFFIGHYVLWRGVDSFTIDGVVEGSAVTVETGGDLARRAENGNVQSYALVYLLGAVAVVAFYVYRVLH
- a CDS encoding NADH-quinone oxidoreductase subunit M → MFSNWLTAMVFVPLLGAILITLQSNERGAWRSAFIFSLIPLAISFYLFAAFDPASTSYQFVENYSWIPQFGISYHIGIDGISLFLVLLTTILISLSLLYSGGGDIGFRAKEFCFFMLVLETGLLGALVAVDIFLFYVFWEVMLIPMYFLIGIWGHGRKLYAAFKFILYTMLGSILMLVAIIYLVLAARTQLGHLSFDLPQLYQVPLTATQARWLFAAFALAFAIKVPMWPVHTWLPDAHTEAPTAGSVILAGVMLKMGGYGFLRFAIPLFPDVARQAAPIFMALAVIGIVYGAVVALVQPDLKRLVAYSSVSHLGFVMLGLFALNPQGVEGGLYQMLNHGVSTGALFLLVGMIYLRRHTREISEFGGLWHSVPKYAGIFMVVMLSSVGLPGLNGFVGEFLILLGAYLATWQAAAVAVTGLILGALYLFYAYERVIFGPIKHKINETLPDLTAREIAVMVPLIGLMFFMGLYPKPLLSRMEPSVQLLVQRAHAQVARLDQSESKQMAAAAVAPASNLR